Proteins found in one Arachis stenosperma cultivar V10309 chromosome 8, arast.V10309.gnm1.PFL2, whole genome shotgun sequence genomic segment:
- the LOC130944518 gene encoding mitogen-activated protein kinase kinase kinase 1 produces the protein MHHLPPFFNSSNRNQRSINNSMDSKKLRRKPKLERRNAVKYVDYDADGSTTSSHDDSSSSVGGGSRSDSIYTRSMDFYDRTSFRIEGTEGEFDRICRSLGLSGPEDFAIPAAAWEAMKVRSSSDILPRLNPREERVPPRRSDVVAVGELAEEFEGGARVRVDETGGCCAESSSGVCGGIKGVRPPMLRPPPGTKVPVVDNTSSTWDLLRDFAPEGSDNGHLLQIEPDKEDEEEEEKQVVVVEEGGGKREEEVEERVDNAARIAEIVADLSGSCGFSTSNEEDDTSSTTTGPRSNNISPNGRIKCIITSGDWQKGELLGRGSFGSVYEGISGDGVFFAVKEVSLLDQDNQGKQSIYQLEQEIALLSQFEHENIVQYYGTETDESKLYIFLELVTKGSLASLYRRYTLRDSQVSAYTRQILHGLKYLHDRNVLHRDIKCANILVDANGSVKLADFGLAKATKLNDIKSCRGTPLWMAPEVVKGKNQGYGLPADMWSLGCTVLEMLTGKLPYSEFESMQALYRIGKGERPSMPDSLSKDARDFILQCLQVNPDHRPTAAQLLSHPFIQRPVSHSSGSFPNLPGKKG, from the exons ATGCATCATCTACCTCCATTTTTTAATTCCAGTAATAGAAATCAACGCAGCATCAACAATTCCATGGATTCAAAGAAGCTCCGAAGGAAGCCCAAGCTCGAGCGCCGCAATGCCGTCAAGTACGTTGACTACGACGCCGACGGCTCCACCACCTCCTCACACGATGATTCCTCTTCCTCTGTCGGTGGCGGAAGCAGAAGCGATTCCATTTACACCCGATCCATGGATTTCTACGACCGAACTAGCTTCCGAATTGAGGGAACCGAGGGCGAGTTTGACCGTATTTGCCGGAGCTTGGGGCTCTCCGGCCCGGAGGACTTCGCCATACCGGCGGCGGCCTGGGAAGCCATGAAGGTCCGGTCGTCATCGGATATTCTCCCGAGGCTGAATCCGAGGGAAGAGCGAGTGCCACCGCGGCGGAGCGACGTCGTTGCGGTGGGTGAATTGGCCGAGGAATTCGAAGGTGGAGCTAGGGTTAGGGTTGATGAGACCGGTGGTTGCTGCGCGGAGAGCTCCAGTGGCGTATGCGGAGGAATCAAAGGTGTTCGTCCGCCGATGCTTAGGCCGCCGCCGGGGACCAAGGTGCCTGTGGTGGACAACACAAGCTCCACTTGGGACCTTCTAAGGGACTTTGCTCCAGAAGGTTCAGACAACGGCCACTTACTACAGATAGAACCAGATaaagaagacgaagaagaagaagaaaagcaagtAGTAGTGGTGGAGGAAGGAGGAGGTAAGAGAGAAGAGGAGGTGGAAGAAAGGGTGGATAATGCGGCGAGGATTGCGGAGATTGTTGCTGATCTTTCGGGGTCGTGTGGTTTTAGCACTTCAAATGAGGAAGATGATACTTCAAGCACTACCACGGGTCCAAGGTCTAACAATATATCTCCCAATGGAAGAATCAAGTGTATTATTACCTCTGGCGATTGGCAAAAGGGTGAGCTTCTTGGACGTGGTTCCTTTGGATCAGTCTATGAAGGAATTTCTGG AGATGGAGTCTTTTTTGCTGTGAAAGAGGTTTCACTGCTTGATCAAGATAATCAGGGAAAGCAAAGTATCTATCAACTGGAGCAG GAGATAGCACTTTTGAGTCAGTTTGAACATGAGAACATAGTTCAATACTATGGCACAGAAACG GATGAATCAAAGCTGTATATCTTTCTTGAGCTTGTAACCAAAGGTTCTCTTGCAAGCCTTTATCGCAGGTATACACTTCGAGATTCCCAAGTCTCTGCCTACACAAGACAGATTCTGCATGGCTTGAAGTATCTTCATGATCGAAATGTGCTTCACAG GGATATTAAATGTGCAAATATATTGGTGGATGCAAATGGATCTGTAAAGCTTGCTGATTTTGGATTGGCAAAG GCAACCAAATTGAATGACATTAAATCATGCAGGGGGACACCATTGTGGATGGCTCCTGAG GTTGTGAAAGGAAAGAACCAAGGTTATGGGCTTCCAGCTGATATGTGGAGTTTGGGATGCACTGTACTAGAAATGTTAACAGGCAAACTTCCATATTCGGAGTTTGAAAGT ATGCAGGCATTATATAGAATTGGGAAAGGTGAGCGTCCTTCTATGCCTGATTCTCTTTCAAAGGATGCTCGAGACTTTATCCTGCAGTGCCTTCAAGTTAATCCAGATCACCGTCCCACTGCTGCCCAACTCTTGAGCCATCCATTTATCCAAAGACCAGTTTCCCACTCGTCGGGCTCATTTCCTAATCTTCCAGGCAAAAAAGGTTAA